The following proteins are encoded in a genomic region of Haloarcula marina:
- the hisS gene encoding histidine--tRNA ligase → MYDRVKGFRDFYPEEMQARRWVMDTIEGVATRYGFREIGTPALEPTEMYVDKSGEEIVEELYHFEDKGGRDVALTPELTPSVARMFVEKQQALSKPVKWVSTRPFWRYEQVQQGRFREFYQTNVDIFGSSDPAADAEILAVAVDMLTDLGLADEDFEIRVSHRDILSGLLESFDADVDTREAIRTVDKRAKIDREEYLDDLYSAGLSYDQAETFDDLLQSGEEELDALADRSEAVADAVSNLRAVLDATADFGVRDAITLSLTTARGLDYYTGVVFECFDSTGEVSRAVFGGGRYDDLIEGFGGQPTPAVGFAPGHATLQLLCQRAGVWPEEELSTDYYVLQVGDTRATAARIARDLREKGHVVETDVADRSFGAQMGYADGINAETVVIVGEQDLANDEVTLKEMDEGEQISVPVAEFPGDRDRPTFEDYA, encoded by the coding sequence ATGTACGACCGCGTGAAGGGCTTTCGCGATTTCTACCCCGAGGAGATGCAGGCGCGTCGGTGGGTCATGGACACCATCGAGGGCGTCGCGACCCGCTACGGCTTCCGGGAAATCGGGACGCCAGCGCTCGAACCGACCGAGATGTACGTCGACAAGAGCGGCGAGGAAATCGTCGAGGAACTGTACCACTTCGAGGACAAGGGGGGCCGCGACGTGGCGCTCACCCCGGAACTGACCCCATCGGTCGCTCGCATGTTCGTCGAGAAACAGCAGGCGCTCTCGAAACCGGTCAAGTGGGTGTCGACGCGCCCGTTCTGGCGCTACGAGCAGGTCCAGCAGGGGCGCTTTCGCGAGTTCTACCAGACGAACGTCGACATCTTCGGGTCGTCGGACCCGGCGGCCGACGCCGAGATTCTGGCCGTCGCCGTCGATATGCTCACCGACCTCGGGTTGGCCGACGAGGACTTCGAGATTCGCGTCTCCCACCGGGACATCCTCTCGGGCTTGCTGGAGTCGTTCGACGCCGACGTGGACACGCGCGAGGCCATCCGCACCGTCGACAAGCGGGCGAAGATAGACCGCGAGGAGTACCTCGACGACCTCTACTCGGCGGGCCTCAGTTACGACCAAGCCGAGACGTTCGACGACTTGCTCCAGAGCGGCGAGGAGGAACTCGATGCACTCGCCGACCGGTCCGAAGCGGTCGCCGACGCCGTCTCGAACCTGCGGGCGGTCCTCGACGCGACGGCGGACTTCGGGGTCCGAGACGCCATCACGCTCTCGCTGACCACGGCCCGCGGCCTCGATTACTACACCGGCGTCGTCTTCGAGTGCTTCGACTCGACCGGCGAAGTCTCGCGAGCGGTGTTCGGCGGCGGCCGCTACGACGACCTCATCGAGGGCTTCGGCGGCCAACCGACCCCTGCGGTCGGGTTCGCGCCGGGCCACGCGACCCTCCAACTGCTCTGTCAGCGCGCGGGCGTCTGGCCCGAGGAGGAACTGTCGACGGACTACTACGTCCTGCAGGTCGGCGACACCCGCGCGACCGCCGCCCGCATCGCCCGTGACCTCCGCGAGAAGGGCCACGTCGTCGAGACGGACGTGGCAGACCGCTCCTTCGGCGCGCAGATGGGCTACGCCGACGGCATCAACGCCGAGACGGTCGTCATCGTCGGCGAACAGGACCTGGCGAACGACGAGGTGACACTCAAGGAGATGGACGAGGGCGAGCAGATTTCCGTCCCGGTTGCGGAGTTCCCCGGCGACCGCGACCGGCCGACGTTCGAGGACTACGCTTAG
- a CDS encoding universal stress protein: MTVFVPYDGTPISTDALSRAQSLAEQSDERLVVATVAPHNRREAVEYGWLADDESFDTETVRTRLAVRVDRVAPAAEFVFEVADGRISAGGIARELRDIARAADASMVVVGSENVGRQVRPSNTVAGRVAARLETDLYVVQTADAGFHPLHEGH, encoded by the coding sequence GTGACGGTATTCGTCCCGTACGACGGCACGCCTATCTCGACGGACGCGCTGTCGCGCGCGCAGTCGCTGGCCGAACAGAGCGACGAGCGACTGGTCGTCGCCACCGTCGCGCCGCACAACCGCCGCGAAGCGGTCGAGTACGGTTGGCTGGCCGACGACGAGTCGTTCGACACCGAGACGGTTCGAACCCGGCTAGCGGTCCGCGTCGACCGCGTCGCCCCGGCCGCGGAATTCGTCTTCGAGGTGGCCGACGGCCGCATCTCCGCGGGCGGTATCGCCCGCGAACTCCGCGACATCGCCCGCGCGGCCGATGCCTCGATGGTCGTCGTCGGGAGCGAGAACGTCGGGCGGCAGGTCCGACCGTCCAACACCGTCGCGGGCAGGGTGGCCGCCCGATTAGAGACGGACCTCTACGTCGTCCAGACGGCCGACGCCGGGTTCCATCCGCTGCACGAAGGGCACTGA
- a CDS encoding DUF7411 family protein, protein MHCGLLYSAGKDSTLAALLLEDFYDVTLVSGTFGVVDPDPAREAAESVGFDHETVDLDPAVAREAVERMYDDGYPRNGIQRVHEHAVERVAEGEWTESLDAVADGTRRDDRVPTVDRPLAQSVEDRFGVAYLAPLAGVGRGAIDAMAAQSLDVETGPSAEIPKADYEVELRALLVEEYGEGAVDEVFPDHIQSRVRGRSE, encoded by the coding sequence ATGCACTGCGGGTTGCTGTACAGCGCTGGGAAGGACTCGACGTTAGCCGCACTGCTCCTCGAGGATTTTTACGACGTGACCCTCGTCAGCGGCACGTTCGGCGTCGTCGACCCCGACCCGGCCCGCGAGGCGGCCGAATCGGTCGGGTTCGACCACGAGACGGTCGACCTCGACCCCGCCGTCGCACGGGAGGCCGTCGAGCGGATGTACGACGACGGCTACCCGCGAAACGGCATCCAGCGAGTCCACGAACACGCCGTCGAGCGCGTGGCCGAGGGCGAGTGGACCGAATCGCTGGACGCCGTCGCCGACGGGACGCGCCGGGACGACCGCGTGCCGACGGTCGACCGACCGCTGGCCCAGAGCGTCGAGGACCGCTTCGGTGTGGCCTACCTCGCACCGCTCGCGGGCGTCGGCCGCGGCGCTATCGACGCGATGGCCGCCCAGTCGCTGGACGTGGAGACGGGGCCGAGCGCCGAGATTCCGAAAGCCGATTACGAGGTGGAACTGCGGGCGCTACTGGTCGAGGAGTACGGGGAGGGGGCCGTCGACGAGGTGTTCCCCGACCACATCCAATCGCGGGTTCGCGGACGGTCCGAGTGA
- a CDS encoding DNA-binding protein — MSGDPSEEELEELRKEKMEQLKEQQGEGDAEAQQAAQEQAEAQKKALLRQHLSDGARKRLNTVKMSKPQVGEQVEQQIVALARSGRIQGQVDEEKMKQLLSELTPDSKSFDIKRR, encoded by the coding sequence ATGAGTGGCGACCCCAGCGAGGAGGAACTCGAAGAACTCCGTAAAGAGAAGATGGAACAGCTGAAAGAACAGCAGGGCGAGGGCGACGCGGAGGCCCAGCAGGCCGCCCAAGAACAGGCCGAGGCCCAGAAGAAGGCCCTGCTCCGACAGCACCTCTCCGACGGCGCGCGCAAGCGGCTCAACACCGTCAAGATGTCCAAGCCGCAGGTCGGCGAGCAGGTCGAACAGCAAATCGTTGCGCTGGCCCGCAGCGGCCGGATTCAGGGGCAGGTCGACGAGGAGAAGATGAAGCAACTCCTCTCGGAACTCACGCCCGACTCGAAGAGCTTCGACATCAAGCGCCGCTAG
- a CDS encoding 30S ribosomal protein S19e has translation MTTLYDAPAEDLIEALTATLDEEDAIEAPEWATFTKTGVDRELPPEQDDFWARRAASLLRKVAVDGPIGVNALRSEYGTSKQGTTRYRVRPHQKSKGSGNIIRTALQQLEDAGYVETSENDGRRITGEGRALLDDTAGEVLEDLDRPELERYA, from the coding sequence ATGACGACACTCTACGACGCCCCGGCCGAGGACCTCATCGAGGCCCTCACTGCGACGCTCGACGAAGAGGACGCTATCGAAGCCCCCGAGTGGGCCACCTTCACGAAGACCGGCGTGGACCGCGAACTCCCGCCCGAACAGGACGACTTCTGGGCGCGCCGCGCCGCCAGCCTCCTTCGGAAGGTCGCCGTCGACGGTCCCATCGGCGTCAACGCCCTCCGCTCGGAGTACGGCACGTCCAAGCAGGGCACCACCCGCTACCGCGTCCGTCCGCACCAGAAGTCCAAGGGCTCGGGCAACATCATCCGCACCGCGCTCCAGCAACTCGAAGACGCCGGCTACGTCGAGACCAGCGAGAACGACGGTCGCCGCATCACCGGCGAGGGTCGCGCGCTCCTCGACGACACCGCCGGTGAGGTCCTCGAAGACCTCGACCGCCCGGAACTCGAACGCTACGCGTAA
- a CDS encoding lysylphosphatidylglycerol synthase transmembrane domain-containing protein: protein MDGNRVATVAGFFGAVAVLAVLVWVVGVERTLSALLRADPAALLVVVGIASVWLTAWGLALWSVLRALGTPVAPYTAVLVYAAAVFSNNVTPFGQAGGEPLSALLISSAADSEYETGLAAIASVDTAHFVPSIGYAIVGFTFVAAGAVRLGRNLVFAAVAVAVLAVGLPVGAYMGWRYRYELEATVVDLFTPLIRLLGKVAPRRSPPTTDAIEARIESFFSAIDRIATDRRTLLQTLGLSAVGWACLAASLWTSLYAVGYVVPVATVLLVVPVGSIASIVPLPGGSGAIETVLVTLLVSTSPVPAAAATSAVLIHRGATYLLPTLVGAGVASALGADRAVASAGE from the coding sequence ATGGACGGCAACCGCGTCGCGACTGTCGCCGGATTCTTCGGGGCGGTGGCCGTCCTCGCCGTCCTCGTCTGGGTCGTCGGCGTCGAGCGGACGCTCTCGGCGCTGTTGCGGGCCGACCCCGCCGCCCTCCTCGTGGTCGTCGGCATCGCCTCCGTCTGGCTGACGGCATGGGGACTGGCGCTGTGGTCGGTGTTGCGGGCGCTCGGAACGCCCGTCGCCCCGTACACGGCCGTCCTCGTCTACGCGGCCGCCGTCTTCTCGAACAACGTCACGCCGTTCGGGCAGGCCGGTGGCGAACCGCTGTCGGCCCTGCTCATCTCCTCGGCGGCCGACAGCGAGTACGAGACGGGCCTCGCGGCTATCGCCAGCGTCGACACGGCCCACTTCGTCCCCTCCATCGGCTACGCCATCGTCGGGTTCACGTTCGTCGCGGCGGGCGCGGTTCGTCTGGGCCGGAACCTCGTGTTCGCGGCCGTCGCCGTCGCCGTCCTCGCGGTCGGCCTCCCGGTCGGAGCGTACATGGGGTGGCGCTACCGCTACGAACTCGAAGCGACCGTCGTCGACCTGTTCACGCCGCTCATCCGCCTGCTCGGGAAGGTGGCCCCGCGCCGGTCGCCGCCGACCACCGACGCCATCGAGGCCCGCATCGAGAGCTTCTTCAGCGCTATCGACCGCATCGCCACGGACCGGCGGACGCTCCTCCAGACGCTCGGACTCTCGGCGGTCGGGTGGGCCTGTCTCGCGGCGTCGCTGTGGACCTCGCTGTACGCCGTCGGGTACGTCGTCCCGGTGGCCACCGTCCTCTTGGTCGTCCCCGTCGGAAGCATCGCCAGTATCGTCCCGCTTCCCGGCGGGTCGGGTGCCATCGAGACGGTGCTCGTGACCCTGCTGGTGTCGACGTCGCCGGTCCCGGCGGCCGCGGCGACCTCAGCGGTGCTCATCCACCGTGGGGCGACGTACCTCTTGCCGACGCTCGTCGGGGCCGGGGTGGCGAGCGCCCTCGGTGCGGACCGCGCCGTCGCCAGCGCGGGGGAGTGA
- the thiL gene encoding thiamine-phosphate kinase, whose amino-acid sequence MDEQAALALIGDRLSVAGDDCAVVDGQVITTDMLHQRTDFPDGTTRYTAGWRAVGASLSDVAAMGGDATAAVAVYAAPTFDDAELTAFLDGASEVCELVGAEYVGGDLDGHAEFTVATTAIGDADDPILRSGASPGDALCVTGSLGRSGAALRLFDRGETARANDLFRFEPRVRAGVALRDYATAMLDSSDGLARSVHQLCRASDCGAALDEPLPIADAVDAVAEDAADRRELGLFFGEDFELVCTVPASAVADAQAATPCPLHRIGTVTATGITLDGEPLPDRGYSH is encoded by the coding sequence ATGGACGAGCAAGCCGCCCTCGCGCTCATCGGCGACCGACTGTCGGTGGCGGGCGACGACTGCGCCGTCGTCGACGGACAGGTCATCACGACCGATATGCTCCACCAGCGGACGGACTTTCCGGACGGGACGACCCGCTACACCGCTGGCTGGCGGGCCGTCGGCGCGTCGCTGTCCGACGTGGCCGCGATGGGCGGCGACGCCACCGCCGCGGTGGCCGTCTACGCCGCCCCGACGTTCGACGACGCTGAACTGACCGCCTTTCTCGACGGGGCCAGCGAGGTGTGCGAACTGGTCGGGGCCGAGTACGTCGGCGGCGACTTGGACGGCCACGCGGAGTTCACCGTGGCGACGACGGCCATCGGCGACGCCGACGACCCGATACTGCGGTCGGGGGCCTCGCCGGGCGACGCGCTCTGCGTGACCGGGTCGCTCGGGCGGTCCGGGGCCGCACTCCGCCTGTTCGACCGCGGCGAGACGGCGCGTGCGAACGACCTGTTCCGATTCGAACCGCGCGTCCGGGCGGGCGTCGCGCTCCGAGACTACGCGACGGCGATGCTCGATTCGAGCGACGGCCTCGCGAGATCGGTCCATCAACTCTGCCGAGCGAGCGACTGCGGCGCGGCGCTCGACGAACCGCTACCGATAGCCGACGCTGTCGACGCGGTGGCCGAGGACGCCGCTGACCGGCGTGAACTGGGCCTGTTCTTCGGGGAGGACTTCGAGTTGGTGTGTACGGTACCGGCGTCGGCCGTCGCGGACGCGCAGGCGGCGACGCCGTGTCCGCTTCACCGCATCGGCACCGTCACGGCGACCGGTATCACACTGGACGGAGAGCCGCTACCGGACCGGGGCTACTCTCACTGA
- a CDS encoding site-2 protease family protein: protein MSRPADDPPAPADLAGVFRVATVRRTGETVRYVGDPLVPPDAVDRELRSTFAQHGYDVRLERQRPAGEAGQSLPGLGPQYVLVAEPTDDGGIPWLNVALLLATIGSTLYVGASGWYYIPVMEAPLRIFEAWPFAVAMLGVLGIHELGHYAAARYHGVDVTLPYFIPFPSLLGTMGAVINIRGRIPSRRALFDIGVAGPLAGLVATAVVTVIGLSLDPIAVPERVLNGGAEYAFRFHDPLLMQALQGLVDALGIGTDYGPNEAVHPVVFAGWAGMFFTFLNLLPVGQLDGGHIVRAIVGRRQETIAAAVPGALFALAGFLYLTREAPPIGFGVWTLWAFWGLFATGLAYAGPARPTVDERLDGGRVALGVVTFVLGVACFTPVPFEIVAAA, encoded by the coding sequence ATGAGTCGCCCCGCCGACGACCCTCCCGCTCCCGCCGATTTGGCGGGCGTGTTCCGCGTCGCGACCGTCCGGCGAACCGGTGAGACGGTCCGCTACGTGGGCGACCCGCTCGTTCCGCCCGACGCCGTCGACCGCGAACTCCGGTCGACGTTCGCCCAGCACGGCTACGACGTTCGACTCGAACGACAGCGCCCCGCGGGCGAGGCCGGACAGTCGCTGCCCGGCCTGGGTCCGCAGTACGTCCTCGTCGCGGAACCGACCGACGACGGCGGCATCCCGTGGCTGAACGTCGCCTTACTGCTCGCCACTATCGGGTCGACGCTGTACGTCGGCGCGAGCGGGTGGTACTACATCCCGGTGATGGAAGCGCCGCTGCGAATCTTCGAGGCGTGGCCGTTCGCCGTCGCGATGCTGGGCGTCCTGGGTATCCACGAACTCGGCCACTACGCCGCCGCCCGGTACCACGGCGTGGACGTGACGCTGCCGTACTTCATCCCCTTCCCGTCGCTCTTGGGGACGATGGGTGCGGTCATCAACATCCGCGGGCGGATTCCCAGCAGGCGCGCGCTGTTCGACATCGGCGTCGCCGGACCGCTCGCGGGGCTGGTGGCGACGGCTGTCGTCACCGTCATCGGTCTCTCGCTCGACCCCATCGCCGTCCCCGAACGCGTGCTGAACGGCGGGGCCGAGTACGCATTCCGCTTTCACGACCCGCTGTTGATGCAGGCCTTACAGGGACTGGTCGACGCGCTGGGTATCGGGACCGACTACGGCCCGAACGAGGCGGTCCATCCCGTCGTCTTCGCCGGATGGGCGGGGATGTTCTTCACCTTCCTGAACCTCCTCCCGGTCGGCCAGTTGGACGGCGGGCACATCGTCCGGGCCATCGTGGGACGGCGACAGGAGACCATCGCGGCGGCCGTCCCCGGGGCGCTGTTCGCACTCGCCGGGTTCCTCTACTTGACCCGCGAGGCCCCGCCCATCGGCTTCGGCGTCTGGACGCTCTGGGCGTTCTGGGGGCTGTTCGCGACGGGACTGGCGTACGCTGGACCCGCCCGCCCGACCGTCGACGAGCGACTCGACGGCGGCCGGGTGGCGCTCGGCGTCGTCACCTTCGTCCTCGGCGTCGCCTGTTTCACGCCCGTCCCGTTCGAAATCGTCGCGGCGGCGTAG
- a CDS encoding DUF7123 family protein, producing the protein MSATATPSGEEEPSKEQRLKSFLAEKAADGEMYFKSKFIADEVGLSPKEIGALMVKLKDSASEIEVEKWSYTSATTWRVEPA; encoded by the coding sequence ATGAGCGCTACTGCAACGCCCTCCGGTGAGGAAGAGCCCTCCAAAGAACAGCGACTCAAGTCCTTCCTCGCGGAGAAGGCCGCCGACGGCGAGATGTACTTCAAGAGCAAGTTCATCGCCGACGAAGTCGGCCTCTCCCCGAAAGAAATCGGCGCGCTGATGGTCAAACTGAAGGACAGTGCCTCGGAAATCGAGGTCGAGAAGTGGTCGTACACGAGTGCGACCACCTGGCGTGTCGAACCCGCGTAA
- the pyrH gene encoding UMP kinase, which translates to MKVVVSVGGSVLAPDLEPDRVADYAAAVQSLDEAGHTLGAVVGGGPTAREYIGTARELGANEIELDQLGIAVTRLNARLLIAALGGRAASPPAESYDEGRQAIRRGDIPVLGGIVAAQTTDAVAAAFAEYVDADLLVYATSVDGVYDADPKQDGDATRFDQLPAGELVDIIADMEMDAGSNAPVDLLAAKVIQRSGIRTVVLDGTDPNRLVRAVEDGEFDGTEITPEG; encoded by the coding sequence ATGAAAGTCGTCGTCTCCGTCGGTGGGAGCGTCCTCGCTCCCGACCTCGAACCGGACCGGGTGGCCGACTACGCGGCCGCCGTCCAGTCGCTCGACGAAGCGGGCCACACCCTCGGTGCCGTCGTCGGCGGCGGCCCGACCGCCCGCGAGTACATCGGGACCGCTCGCGAACTGGGCGCCAACGAGATAGAACTCGACCAACTGGGTATCGCCGTCACTCGCCTGAACGCTCGCCTCCTCATCGCCGCCCTCGGCGGACGCGCGGCCTCGCCCCCCGCCGAGAGCTACGACGAGGGTCGACAGGCGATCCGTCGCGGTGACATCCCCGTCCTCGGCGGTATCGTCGCCGCTCAGACCACCGACGCCGTCGCCGCGGCCTTCGCCGAGTACGTCGACGCCGACTTGCTGGTGTACGCCACCTCCGTCGACGGCGTCTACGACGCCGACCCCAAGCAGGACGGCGATGCAACCCGGTTCGACCAACTCCCGGCGGGCGAACTCGTCGACATCATCGCCGACATGGAGATGGACGCCGGGAGCAACGCCCCGGTCGACCTGCTGGCGGCGAAGGTCATCCAGCGGTCGGGCATCCGCACGGTCGTCTTAGACGGCACCGACCCCAACCGACTCGTTCGGGCCGTCGAAGACGGCGAGTTCGACGGGACCGAAATCACGCCGGAGGGGTAA
- the lysS gene encoding lysine--tRNA ligase, whose translation MAEDPYEVGSDGTQAFWADAVADVIEGRDPEDPIVIKGGVSPSGVPHIGHFNEIMRGYFVAEALRDRGHEVRQVFTADDKDRLRKVPRQLADLDWNIVGLGDVDAGALGRNLGKPYTDIPDPFGCCDSYGAHFTNLLKKSADLVGVDVEFVSNTQLYADGEFEAVTRRVLERADRAREVLAEYQNKVDDDYVPFVPQCEDCGKLTEGVTEVDLEAGEVHYVCADVEAGDQTIEGCGHEGVAGLRDGKLPWRFEWPAQWEILGVDFEPFGKDHAEGSWPSGEDIAENVLDIQPPVPMVYEWFTLDGEPLSSSSGNVVTVDEVLEILEPEVFKYFFTKNPRKQRDFSVANVDQLVDDFDRFEAVYFDEVDPRDEAEKALADRAYPMVVDDPRKERVRVPYTFAAVLGMTDDPALREDIARKEGHIPDDAPEWAVDGALARVERARNWARRTGNEFDYELKRAEMPAVDFDDDTAAALDDLADFVAAGHDGEAIQGEIYETAKRHDIEIGDFFAAGYRLLFDDTQGPQLGPFIAKLDREFVVERLRREG comes from the coding sequence ATGGCCGAAGACCCGTACGAAGTCGGTAGCGACGGGACACAGGCGTTCTGGGCCGACGCCGTCGCCGACGTTATCGAGGGCCGTGACCCCGAGGACCCCATCGTCATCAAGGGCGGCGTCTCGCCCTCCGGGGTCCCCCACATCGGGCACTTCAACGAGATTATGCGGGGCTACTTCGTCGCCGAAGCCCTGCGCGACCGGGGCCACGAGGTCCGACAGGTGTTCACCGCCGACGACAAGGACCGCCTGCGGAAGGTCCCCCGGCAACTCGCCGACTTAGACTGGAACATCGTCGGCCTCGGCGACGTCGACGCGGGCGCGCTCGGCCGGAATCTCGGGAAACCCTACACGGACATCCCGGACCCGTTTGGCTGTTGTGACTCCTACGGCGCGCACTTCACGAACCTCCTGAAAAAGAGCGCCGACCTCGTCGGCGTCGACGTGGAGTTCGTCTCGAACACCCAACTGTACGCGGACGGCGAGTTCGAGGCCGTGACTCGACGCGTGCTGGAACGCGCCGACCGCGCCCGGGAGGTGCTCGCGGAGTACCAGAACAAGGTCGACGACGACTACGTCCCGTTCGTCCCCCAGTGTGAGGACTGCGGGAAACTCACCGAGGGCGTCACCGAGGTGGATTTGGAAGCGGGCGAGGTCCACTACGTCTGTGCGGACGTAGAGGCGGGCGACCAGACTATCGAGGGGTGCGGGCACGAGGGCGTGGCTGGCCTCCGAGACGGGAAACTCCCGTGGCGCTTCGAGTGGCCCGCCCAGTGGGAGATTCTCGGCGTCGACTTCGAACCGTTCGGGAAGGACCACGCCGAGGGTTCGTGGCCCTCCGGCGAGGACATCGCCGAGAACGTCCTCGACATCCAGCCCCCGGTCCCGATGGTGTACGAGTGGTTCACGCTGGACGGCGAACCGCTCTCCTCCTCCTCGGGCAACGTCGTCACCGTCGACGAGGTGCTGGAGATTCTCGAACCAGAGGTGTTCAAGTACTTCTTCACGAAGAACCCGCGGAAGCAGCGGGACTTCTCCGTCGCGAACGTCGACCAGTTGGTCGACGACTTCGACCGCTTCGAAGCCGTCTACTTCGACGAGGTCGACCCACGCGACGAGGCGGAGAAAGCGCTCGCCGACCGCGCGTATCCGATGGTCGTCGACGACCCCCGGAAAGAGCGAGTCCGCGTCCCCTACACCTTCGCCGCCGTCCTCGGGATGACCGACGACCCCGCCCTGCGCGAGGACATCGCCCGCAAGGAGGGCCACATCCCCGACGACGCCCCCGAGTGGGCCGTCGACGGCGCACTGGCCCGCGTCGAACGCGCCCGCAACTGGGCGCGCAGGACCGGAAACGAGTTCGACTACGAACTCAAACGGGCCGAGATGCCCGCCGTCGACTTCGACGACGACACCGCCGCCGCGCTTGACGACTTGGCCGACTTCGTCGCAGCGGGTCACGACGGCGAGGCGATTCAGGGCGAAATCTACGAGACGGCCAAGCGCCACGACATCGAAATCGGCGACTTCTTCGCCGCTGGCTACCGCCTGCTGTTCGACGACACGCAGGGCCCGCAACTCGGCCCCTTCATCGCCAAACTGGACCGGGAGTTCGTCGTCGAGCGGTTGCGCCGGGAAGGGTGA
- a CDS encoding helix-turn-helix domain-containing protein: MPRAELTLTVPEDTWIGAVSRRYDAATVRILSAFPGEETGVGLAEVTAEDLPELLSDVEAADGVDSLELLGHRDGTALVQFETNSPLLLSPVQGSGVPLELPFTIRDGEARWEITAPQSRLSELGRQLDEFGIPFRVERVEQHVETDRLLTENQRKLVGAAVEAGYYDTPRQCSLTDLAERVGIAKSTCSETLHRAEEQIIKQFAESETAGPSLS; the protein is encoded by the coding sequence ATGCCACGCGCCGAACTCACTCTCACGGTGCCGGAAGACACGTGGATAGGGGCGGTATCTCGGCGGTACGACGCCGCAACCGTCCGAATCCTCTCGGCGTTCCCCGGCGAGGAGACCGGCGTCGGACTCGCCGAGGTGACCGCGGAGGACCTCCCCGAACTGCTGAGCGACGTCGAGGCCGCCGACGGCGTCGACTCGCTCGAACTGCTCGGGCACCGGGACGGGACCGCTCTGGTCCAGTTCGAGACCAATTCGCCGCTCCTGCTGTCGCCGGTCCAAGGCTCCGGCGTCCCGCTGGAGTTGCCCTTCACCATCCGCGACGGCGAGGCCCGGTGGGAGATAACCGCCCCACAGAGTCGCCTCTCGGAACTGGGTCGCCAACTCGACGAGTTCGGCATCCCGTTCCGCGTCGAACGCGTCGAACAACACGTCGAGACGGACCGGTTGCTGACCGAGAACCAGCGCAAGTTGGTAGGGGCCGCCGTCGAGGCGGGCTACTACGACACCCCTCGGCAGTGCTCGCTGACCGACCTCGCCGAACGAGTGGGCATCGCGAAGTCGACCTGCAGCGAGACGCTCCACCGGGCGGAAGAACAGATAATCAAGCAGTTCGCCGAGAGCGAGACGGCCGGGCCGTCGTTGTCCTGA
- a CDS encoding DUF2249 domain-containing protein — protein sequence MSTEIPSVLRETNAPTDAPTERLDVRSLGPPKPLTETLEALADLDSEAVLLQLNDRAPQHLYPKLDDRGFAYDTVETDEATVTAIWEE from the coding sequence ATGTCGACGGAGATACCGTCCGTCCTCCGGGAGACGAACGCACCGACCGACGCCCCCACCGAACGCCTCGACGTGCGCTCGCTAGGGCCGCCGAAGCCGCTGACTGAGACGCTGGAGGCGCTCGCGGACCTGGACAGCGAGGCCGTCCTCCTCCAACTCAACGACCGGGCACCACAGCACCTCTACCCGAAACTGGACGACCGCGGGTTCGCATACGACACCGTCGAGACGGACGAGGCGACGGTGACCGCCATCTGGGAGGAATGA
- a CDS encoding cupin domain-containing protein → MSDTERVSLDDLSGAGRQSLFEGEPKTVRLALDAGEEVPPHQHPERDIVCHLLSGDLSLRLGSETVALSAGEVVRFDGEQDISPRAETECEALLVLAPAV, encoded by the coding sequence ATGAGCGACACTGAACGCGTCTCACTCGACGACCTCTCGGGTGCCGGTCGCCAGTCGCTGTTCGAGGGCGAACCGAAGACGGTCCGTCTCGCCCTCGACGCGGGCGAGGAAGTGCCGCCACACCAGCACCCGGAGCGCGACATCGTCTGTCACCTGCTGTCTGGTGACCTATCGCTCCGTCTCGGTTCCGAGACGGTCGCGCTGTCGGCGGGGGAGGTGGTCCGGTTCGACGGCGAGCAGGACATCTCCCCGCGGGCCGAGACGGAGTGCGAGGCGCTGTTAGTGCTCGCACCCGCCGTCTGA
- a CDS encoding DUF2249 domain-containing protein, whose amino-acid sequence MPATTLDLRETPPTERHPKIHDAFAALESGETLRIVNDHEPKPLFYEFEAEVDDFDAENYDCRREGREKYVADLPKE is encoded by the coding sequence ATGCCAGCGACCACACTCGACCTCAGAGAGACGCCGCCGACCGAGCGCCACCCGAAGATTCACGACGCCTTCGCGGCGCTCGAATCCGGCGAGACCCTCCGCATCGTCAACGACCACGAGCCGAAACCCCTGTTCTACGAGTTCGAGGCCGAGGTCGACGACTTCGACGCCGAGAACTACGACTGTCGGCGCGAAGGCCGTGAGAAGTACGTCGCGGACCTCCCGAAAGAATGA